One Bombus fervidus isolate BK054 chromosome 2, iyBomFerv1, whole genome shotgun sequence DNA segment encodes these proteins:
- the LOC139998273 gene encoding histone H2B, producing MPPKVSGKAVKKAGKAQKNISKADKKKKRRRKESYAIYIYKVLKQVHPDTGISSKAMSIMNSFVNDVFERIAAEASRLAHYNKRSTITSREIQTAVRLLLPGELAKHAVSEGTKAVTKYTSSK from the coding sequence ATGCCGCCGAAAGTTAGTGGAAAAGCTGTGAAAAAAGCCGGTAAGGCTCAGAAGAATATTAGTAAAGCtgacaagaagaagaaaaggaggagGAAGGAAAGCTACGCTATTTACATTTACAAGGTGTTGAAACAAGTACACCCTGACACCGGTATATCCAGCAAAGCGATGAGCATCATGAACAGTTTCGTCAATGATGTCTTCGAACGCATTGCAGCAGAAGCATCAAGATTGGCGCATTACAACAAACGTTCTACGATTACATCTCGTGAAATTCAAACCGCTGTAAGACTTCTACTTCCCGGAGAATTAGCAAAACACGCAGTCAGTGAAGGCACCAAAGCAGTCACCAAGTACACCAGCTCGAAATAG